In a single window of the Oryctolagus cuniculus chromosome 2, mOryCun1.1, whole genome shotgun sequence genome:
- the SEPTIN10 gene encoding septin-10 isoform X13 encodes MKNLDSKVNIIPVIAKADAISKTELQKFKIKLMSELVSNGVQIYQFPTDDDTIAKVNTAMNGHLPFAVVGSMDEVKVGSKMVKARQYPWGIVQVENENHCDFVKLREMLICTNMEDLREQTHSRHYELYRRCKLEEMGFTDVGPENKPVSLQETYEAKRHELHGERQRKEEEMKQMFVQRVKEKEAILKEAEKELQAKFEHLKRVHQEERMKLEEKRRFLEEEIIAFSKRKATSEIYQNQSFVASGGNLKKDKDRKNSNFM; translated from the exons ATGAAGAACCTAGACAGCAAG GTGAACATTATACCAGTGATTGCCAAAGCAGATGCGATTTCTAAAACTGAATTGCAGAAGTTTAAGATCAAGCTCATGAGTGAGCTGGTCAGCAATGGCGTCCAGATATACCAGTTCCCGACAGACGACGACACCATTGCCAAAGTCAACACTGCGATGAAT GGACATTTGCCTTTTGCTGTTGTAGGAAGCATGGACGAGGTGAAAGTCGGCAGTAAGATGGTCAAAGCTCGCCAGTACCCCTGGGGCATTGTGCAAG TGGAAAACGAGAACCACTGCGACTTCGTCAAGCTGCGGGAAATGCTCATCTGCACAAACATGGAGGACCTGCGGGAGCAGACGCACAGCCGGCACTATGAGCTGTACCGGCGCTGCAAGCTGGAGGAGATGGGCTTTACAGATGTCGGCCCCGAGAACAAGCCCGTCAG TCTTCAGGAGACCTATGAAGCCAAAAGACACGAGTTGCATGGTGAGcgccagaggaaggaagaggagatgaAGCAGATGTTTGTGCAGCGAGTGAAGGAGAAAGAGGCCATACTGAAAGAGGCTGAGAAGGAG CTGCAGGCCAAATTCGAGCACCTTAAAAGAGTTCACCAAGAGGAGAGAATGAAGCTTGAGGAGAAGAGGAGGTTTCTGGAAGAAGAAATAATCGCTTTCTCTAAGAGGAAAGCCACCTCCGAGATTTACCAGAACCAGTCCTTTGTGGCGTCGGGTGGCAACCTGAAGAAAGACAAGGACCGAAAGAA ctccaaTTTTATGTAA
- the SEPTIN10 gene encoding septin-10 isoform X12, with protein sequence MKNLDSKVNIIPVIAKADAISKTELQKFKIKLMSELVSNGVQIYQFPTDDDTIAKVNTAMNGHLPFAVVGSMDEVKVGSKMVKARQYPWGIVQVENENHCDFVKLREMLICTNMEDLREQTHSRHYELYRRCKLEEMGFTDVGPENKPVSLQETYEAKRHELHGERQRKEEEMKQMFVQRVKEKEAILKEAEKELQAKFEHLKRVHQEERMKLEEKRRFLEEEIIAFSKRKATSEIYQNQSFVASGGNLKKDKDRKKEPGYRFELLCFDVRACETNGGRKDAEEAPILCNAEVAEHRRSSQA encoded by the exons ATGAAGAACCTAGACAGCAAG GTGAACATTATACCAGTGATTGCCAAAGCAGATGCGATTTCTAAAACTGAATTGCAGAAGTTTAAGATCAAGCTCATGAGTGAGCTGGTCAGCAATGGCGTCCAGATATACCAGTTCCCGACAGACGACGACACCATTGCCAAAGTCAACACTGCGATGAAT GGACATTTGCCTTTTGCTGTTGTAGGAAGCATGGACGAGGTGAAAGTCGGCAGTAAGATGGTCAAAGCTCGCCAGTACCCCTGGGGCATTGTGCAAG TGGAAAACGAGAACCACTGCGACTTCGTCAAGCTGCGGGAAATGCTCATCTGCACAAACATGGAGGACCTGCGGGAGCAGACGCACAGCCGGCACTATGAGCTGTACCGGCGCTGCAAGCTGGAGGAGATGGGCTTTACAGATGTCGGCCCCGAGAACAAGCCCGTCAG TCTTCAGGAGACCTATGAAGCCAAAAGACACGAGTTGCATGGTGAGcgccagaggaaggaagaggagatgaAGCAGATGTTTGTGCAGCGAGTGAAGGAGAAAGAGGCCATACTGAAAGAGGCTGAGAAGGAG CTGCAGGCCAAATTCGAGCACCTTAAAAGAGTTCACCAAGAGGAGAGAATGAAGCTTGAGGAGAAGAGGAGGTTTCTGGAAGAAGAAATAATCGCTTTCTCTAAGAGGAAAGCCACCTCCGAGATTTACCAGAACCAGTCCTTTGTGGCGTCGGGTGGCAACCTGAAGAAAGACAAGGACCGAAAGAA gGAACCAGGCTATCGATTCGAACTCCTGTGCTTTGATGTCAGAGCTTGTGAAACCAATGGTGGACGTAAAGATGCAGAGGAAG ctccaaTTTTATGTAATGCAGAAGTTGCAGAGCACAGAAGATCTTCACAAGCCTAA